A window of Fluoribacter dumoffii NY 23 contains these coding sequences:
- the flgK gene encoding flagellar hook-associated protein FlgK, whose protein sequence is MSILSIGYSGMNAFQNALSVTANNIANVKTRGYSRQSIQFAPTPTRQFAGSFIGTGVAVNNVYRNADQFANAQVRSTLSIKSQYDTFYQQALQINKLLSQDGSSLSASLQSFFDSLGQLNNSPDNVASRNVVMSQSQLLASQFLFLQQNLDQYQETSTSQIKETANKINQITSNLAAVNAQIMNSPNSPDLLDQRDELLKELSEFSDLTVVEQDNGMVNVGIGSGQMLVIGATQRTLTVNYNHLTGQGTQVLLGTDSDKTEITNQLTSGTLGGLLDYERNILSKSSQIIGQMAIGLAQTFNAQNSLGMDLNNQLGQNIFTDYNTLAMQLDRSFAAATNAGTGVLSINISDISQVKASDYQLVVTNAGANQVTLIRDSDGSAVTLNWTSNPPTPPAGQIVVDGMTITVDNLSNLADNDSFTIMPTRGAAAKFSLLMTDPRQLALASPVQTNASLNNTGQGQIALGPILNTTEVSKQYTIDFISPTQFNLINVTDGITTGPLTFVPNTDNVVQIPDAVNPSYSITLSGAPNAGDQFTAQYNQGGYGDNRNGLLLAGIQQKDIFSNGNETLFDIYSDLLSDTGSQTNEAKNRADAFQVLYKQSVDYQESISGVNLDEEAENLLQFKQAYEAAGKLMEIANQMMNILFEIMR, encoded by the coding sequence ATGTCAATACTAAGTATTGGTTATTCAGGGATGAATGCTTTTCAAAATGCATTGAGTGTTACAGCGAACAATATCGCAAATGTTAAAACCCGAGGTTATTCAAGACAAAGTATTCAATTTGCCCCAACCCCAACACGTCAATTTGCGGGCTCTTTCATTGGCACCGGAGTCGCTGTGAATAACGTCTACCGCAATGCGGATCAATTTGCCAATGCCCAGGTGCGCAGTACCTTAAGTATTAAATCTCAATACGATACTTTTTATCAACAAGCCCTGCAAATAAATAAATTGCTTTCTCAAGATGGTAGTAGCCTCTCGGCCTCTTTGCAGTCTTTTTTTGATTCCTTAGGCCAATTAAATAATTCACCAGACAATGTGGCTTCCCGTAATGTGGTAATGAGTCAAAGTCAATTATTAGCAAGTCAATTTTTATTCTTACAACAAAATCTTGATCAGTATCAAGAAACCTCAACATCCCAGATTAAAGAAACTGCGAATAAAATAAACCAAATTACCTCCAATCTTGCAGCAGTGAATGCGCAAATAATGAACTCTCCTAATTCTCCCGATTTACTGGATCAACGGGATGAATTACTTAAGGAGTTATCCGAATTTTCTGATCTGACTGTCGTGGAACAAGATAACGGTATGGTGAATGTAGGGATAGGTAGCGGGCAGATGCTGGTAATCGGAGCAACTCAAAGAACCTTGACTGTTAATTATAATCATTTAACGGGTCAGGGTACTCAGGTTTTATTGGGAACGGATTCGGATAAAACCGAAATCACCAATCAACTCACAAGTGGGACGTTGGGAGGCTTACTGGACTATGAAAGAAATATTTTGTCTAAATCAAGTCAAATCATAGGACAGATGGCAATCGGTTTGGCACAAACGTTCAATGCCCAGAACAGCTTGGGAATGGACTTAAACAATCAACTGGGACAGAATATTTTTACTGATTACAACACTTTGGCAATGCAGCTGGATCGGTCATTTGCAGCAGCAACCAATGCAGGTACTGGAGTATTATCGATCAATATTTCTGATATTTCACAAGTCAAAGCCAGTGATTATCAATTAGTTGTCACCAATGCAGGGGCAAATCAAGTAACACTCATTCGAGACTCTGACGGTTCAGCCGTCACTTTAAACTGGACTAGCAATCCACCAACTCCGCCTGCAGGACAAATTGTAGTAGATGGCATGACCATTACTGTAGATAACCTCTCTAATTTGGCTGATAATGATTCTTTTACAATTATGCCAACCCGGGGAGCAGCAGCAAAATTTTCCTTGCTCATGACTGACCCACGTCAGCTAGCCCTCGCGTCACCAGTGCAAACCAATGCATCTTTGAATAATACAGGGCAAGGCCAAATCGCTTTGGGACCCATTTTGAATACAACTGAGGTTAGCAAACAATACACTATTGATTTTATTTCTCCAACGCAGTTTAACCTTATCAATGTGACCGATGGAATTACAACAGGCCCACTCACGTTTGTACCTAATACCGATAATGTGGTGCAAATTCCTGATGCGGTGAATCCTTCATACTCTATTACCTTATCGGGTGCGCCCAATGCAGGAGATCAATTTACTGCACAATACAATCAAGGAGGCTATGGGGATAACCGTAACGGCTTACTTTTAGCTGGAATTCAACAAAAGGATATTTTTTCTAACGGTAATGAAACTCTCTTTGATATTTATTCGGATTTGCTTTCCGATACAGGAAGCCAAACCAATGAAGCAAAAAATCGTGCGGATGCATTTCAAGTTTTGTATAAGCAATCTGTTGATTACCAGGAAAGTATCAGTGGGGTGAATTTGGATGAAGAAGCGGAGAACTTGTTACAATTCAAGCAAGCCTATGAAGCTGCGGGAAAGCTCATGGAAATTGCCAATCAAATGATGAATATTCTTTTCGAAATAATGAGGTGA